Within the Bacillus sp. FSL K6-3431 genome, the region GAAGTTCATCCCCCTTGCCATTGGGCTCTGCCCGTTACATACTTGAAAAGGAAGACTTCTTTTGGAAAAACGTTAAATTGTTTAGAAATAAGCAGTAAGCAATATTAGCTTTTAAAGTTTAGGTATATGAAAACTAACCGTAGTACCTTGATTAGGAGCGCTTATTATTTGTAAGCCTTCTCCATTTAGTCGCTTTAATCGCCTAATTGTGTTGGTTAAACCAATCCCACTAACTTCATCACGTTGTCCATTAAGAACCTTCGTTACTTTACTTTGGTTCATTCCTACCCCATCATCAACTATCACGATATTAAAGAAGTTGGGCTGTTCAGTAATTCGAATACATATTGTGCCTCCATTTGGACGTTTAAGGACACCATGTCTGACAGCATTTTCAACGATAGGCTGAATGGATAAAGGTGGGATTTGTAAAGATAGTGGTTCATCAACCTCCCATTTTACTTGCAGCCTTTCTCCAAAGCGCTCTTTTTCAATAAACAAATAAGAACGTATAAGGGCAAGCTCGTCTCTAAGTGGAATAACTGTCCTTGTATTACTTACAGTAAAGCTTCTCCGTAGATAATTTCCAAATTCCTCTAGTAGAATAACCATTCTTTCTGAATCAATTTCACTTAGTGCAGCAATCGTGTTTAATGTATTAAATAAAAAATGCGGTTGAATTTGAGCTTGTAACCATGCGGCTTCCATTCCTAGTTGCTCTTTTATCGCTCTTCTTAATTCGATTAAGGCTTTAACACGGGATTTTAATTCTAATGCTTCTACTGGTTTTACAACATAATCGTTAGCACCTGTACGGAAAGCGGTATGTACATCTTCGAGTTGCCCGCGAGCAGTTAGCAATAAAATCGGCAATTCAGAGATAGAAAACTGCTTGCGAAGAGTACGGGTCAATTCATAACCAGATATATAGGGCATCATCACATCAGAAATAATTAAATCCCATTCTCCTTTGTTTATCTGAATCAATGCATCTTTCCCGCTTGTTGCAGTGGTAATATCATATTCTAAAGAAAGTATATTACTTAAAACATTTAAGTTAATCGGATCATCGTCAACAACTAGGATTTTTGCCTTTGCTTCGTCACCTATAGCTAATAGCTGCGGCTCGATTAGTTCTGTCTCCTTTATTCCAGGTAATATCCTGTTAAAAATAGAAGCATCGACTTCTGATTGACTTTCCTTTTCAATGCTGGAAAATTCGGCTAACGGAAGCGTAAATGAGAAGACAGAGCCTTGCCCCGGAGTTGAATCCACGCTAAGTTTCCCACCATGCAGTTCAACTAATTGCTTGCAAATACTAAGGCCTAAACCAATACCACCACCAATAGAAGTCATGCTAGCATTTTCTTGTATGTACGGTTGAAATATCTGCTGTTGCGTTTCTGTACCGATTCCAATTCCGGTATCGCGAATATAAATAGTTGCTATGTTTTCCTTATAATCACTATAGAGCGTAATCGTTCCTTCATTTGTATATTTAACTGCATTATGCAGGAGGTTAAATAAGATTTGAATTAGTCGATTTTCATCTGCTATTACTTTAGGAAAAGTGACTGGGATATCTAGATGTAAACGAATATTCTTTCCCTCTGTCATAAAATGAATCATATCGAATACACCGGTGGCAATTGCATGAACACTAATACTTTGTTTGTGGAGGCGAATATTTTTTTCCTTTAAATGTGTAATATCAAGAAGATCATTTAGCGTATACGTCATCCGCCGCCCTACTTTAATAAGTAGTTCTAAGTTATTCCTGTTTTTATTCGTTAAATGGTCTGTTTGGTCTTCCAAAATAGTTTGTGCAATATTTATTACACTATGGAGTGGATTCCGCAATTCATGCGACGTGTTTGCTAAAAATTCATCGCGCATTTTATCCACTTTCTGAAGTATCTTCGTTTGTTCTCGATTTTGGTTAGATATTTGAATATGGCGTTTAAATAGAAAGAAGGTAAAAACCATAATCGAAATAATAAAGTCATATGGATAGTAAGGGATTTTTACCAAGTTTGCATTTATAGCAATTCCCCATAAAATATTGACAAAATTACCTGTATTGGACAATAGGATAAAAATCGCATCCGAATCTCCTTTTCGAATAATTTGAAGTAAAAGTATAAACATGAGTAGATAGGTCATAGCATTTAAAAACATCGTAGCAGATCCTATAAACAGCATGTATTGAAAAGGAGCAAATAAAATGATGAGCGCTAAAATAATGTATAGTGTTAAAAACACTTGAATGATCCGGCTTTTTAAGTTAAAAGCAGATGTAATAAATGCGAGCATAAAAAATAGAACACCAATAAAGGATAAATACATTAATTTTATTGACCACTTGATATCAATTGGTAACCAAGAAAATAATATTCTATCTTCATCTACTAAAATAGAGAAAATAGCAAAAACGAGTAATAAGCTAAAGTAAATGAGTTCTTTTTGTTGTTTGCCAATAATGTATAAGCCGAAAGAGTATAGTCCATGTAATAATAAAATAACACAAACGATAATTTGCAATGAACTTGATGAATTTGCCTCATTGTTTATAGCGAGTGCTGTTCCGAATTTGATTGATTTAGGAATACCAACAGTATAAGCAGATTCATAGTTTGCAACATGAATGACCATTTCAATATGATTGTGGTCTGTTTGAAAAATCGCTGAGTATGGACCAAGTTTCCCATTATATTGGCTAGCCGTCTTCGCTGGTTGGCCAGACTCTGCTATTAATGATCCATTTATAAAAACTTTTGATGCCGTTGGTATATCTTGGACTAGAATTCCGTATATCTGCTCCTTATCGATAGGGAGTGAGATTTGTAAGCGATAAGTGCCAAAACCTTGAGCTGGTAATAGAGAATTGTCTGATGTCGTTCTGTTCGAATTATTGGGTACTGTAACTAGGTTATTGTCAAGATCTATCCTTTTATCTGAGTCATGACTTAGAAAATGATCCGGATAATATTCCCATTCTCCGTCTAGGGTGACCGTTTTTTCCTTAGTAAACTCCCAATTTCGCAAATCTATTATCCCTTTCTTTGCCTGGGGAGGATCAGCAGGTATGTGAGACAAAATCCATATCATTCGAAAACTAGTTAATGTAAATAAGAATAGAATCATAATAATAAAAATTTTTCGCTTTGACATGTGATTATTCGTTAATATCATCTATTTCATTCCTTTATGTATAGGCCAAAATAATATACTTAGTCTGGATCCTAAAAGAAAGCGCCACTTTGATTTATGGGCCCCTTTTGTAATTTTCCAGGTTATTACTATTTTACATAATTTATATATATATGTCGAAAGCGTATTGGGGGAAATCATACAGAACGGACAAAATCTCAAGATAATGTATGAGTAATATGTAGTTCAGCTACTCAGTATATGAAAATATTTTATAGGAATATCTATGTGGTATGTAAGTGCAGGCGATTATCGCTGTATATCTATTCAACATAAAATCATATGTGTTTCTTATTGAACTGCATATTTGGGAGGGACGAGTCATATCGTAGTATAAATTAGTGAGGGGGATGGTGAGGGATGAATCAGAGGGCAAATGAGATTCGGAAGCGGCTCGCTAGTCGCCGAAGGCAATATCCACTAAACAAAGATAACAAAATACCTGAGAAGCCTATTATATACGATCACGATATAGATGAGGAACAATCTGTGTTCCAGTCTGAACCTGGCACTTCATTTCATCCACTATGGAATAAAGAAGTATTTTTTATGAAAATACTTGGCTCAGCACTTCTTGTGTTAATAGTAGCTATTGTTTATCAATCACCATCATCGTTTTTTGAAAATGCTAGATCGAGGGTAGAGATAGTAATGGAGAAAGAATTCCAGTTCGCTGCTGTGGGTAAATGGTATGAGGAACGGTTTGGAAAACCACTTGCTTTGCTACCTGTTGGAACGCAGGATGAAACTGTTTCTACATCACATAAAGAAAATTATGCGCAACCAGTTTCCGGCGAAGTATTGGCACAATTTGCTGATGATGGGAGAGGAATAACCCTTGAGACTGGATCCGGTGCAGAGGTAGGGGCAATGACTGAAGGTACTGTGATTTTCGCAGGTAAACAAGAAGGTATCGGAAACACGGTAATTATTCAACATCCGGATCAATCAGAGTCATGGTATGGAAGATTAGATAAAATTACAGTTAAGCCGCGCGATAAGGTTGCGTCAGGAAAGATAGTCGGAACCGTTTCTAAAGGAAAAGATGGCACAGCTGGAGAATTTTATTTTGCTATTAAGCAGGAGAATAAATTTATTGATCCTATTCAGGTGATGAACTTTGATTAAGTACTTTCAACTGGTGCAGAAGATTCATATTCATCCGCTATTTTGGGGAGTTGCGGGCTTAGCAATCATCACTGGTTACTTTTGGGAGCTGCTTGCATTGTTTCTAATTGTAATTTTTCATGAGATGGGGCATGCAATAGCTGCTCAATACTTTGCATGGAGGATACAACGAATTCAAATTTTACCATTTGGTGGGATTTGTATAGTCGATGAGCATGGAAATAAGCCGATGAAAGAAGAACTGCTCATTATATTAGCAGGTCCTGTCCAGCATATTTTGTTAGCTATTCTCATACTTATTCTTCAATATTTTTCTGTTGTTACACCAGAGTACATGCAGCTCTTTTTACAGTTTAATCTAATGATATTGATTTTTAATCTTTTGCCTGTTTGGCCTTTAGATGGTGGCAAATTAGTACAATTATTTCTTGCGTCACGAAAACCATATATAGTTGCTTTTAAACAATCTGTTATTAGTTCATTAATAATGTTACTTGCATTACATGTATTTGTACTTATTATATCCCCTTTAAATGTCCAAATATGGATAGTATTAATTTATTTATATATAGGACTATGGTTGGAATGGAAACAACACCAATTTACGTTTATGAAGTTTTTACTGGAAAGGCATTATGGGAAGAAACAGGATCTAC harbors:
- a CDS encoding hybrid sensor histidine kinase/response regulator; the protein is MILTNNHMSKRKIFIIMILFLFTLTSFRMIWILSHIPADPPQAKKGIIDLRNWEFTKEKTVTLDGEWEYYPDHFLSHDSDKRIDLDNNLVTVPNNSNRTTSDNSLLPAQGFGTYRLQISLPIDKEQIYGILVQDIPTASKVFINGSLIAESGQPAKTASQYNGKLGPYSAIFQTDHNHIEMVIHVANYESAYTVGIPKSIKFGTALAINNEANSSSSLQIIVCVILLLHGLYSFGLYIIGKQQKELIYFSLLLVFAIFSILVDEDRILFSWLPIDIKWSIKLMYLSFIGVLFFMLAFITSAFNLKSRIIQVFLTLYIILALIILFAPFQYMLFIGSATMFLNAMTYLLMFILLLQIIRKGDSDAIFILLSNTGNFVNILWGIAINANLVKIPYYPYDFIISIMVFTFFLFKRHIQISNQNREQTKILQKVDKMRDEFLANTSHELRNPLHSVINIAQTILEDQTDHLTNKNRNNLELLIKVGRRMTYTLNDLLDITHLKEKNIRLHKQSISVHAIATGVFDMIHFMTEGKNIRLHLDIPVTFPKVIADENRLIQILFNLLHNAVKYTNEGTITLYSDYKENIATIYIRDTGIGIGTETQQQIFQPYIQENASMTSIGGGIGLGLSICKQLVELHGGKLSVDSTPGQGSVFSFTLPLAEFSSIEKESQSEVDASIFNRILPGIKETELIEPQLLAIGDEAKAKILVVDDDPINLNVLSNILSLEYDITTATSGKDALIQINKGEWDLIISDVMMPYISGYELTRTLRKQFSISELPILLLTARGQLEDVHTAFRTGANDYVVKPVEALELKSRVKALIELRRAIKEQLGMEAAWLQAQIQPHFLFNTLNTIAALSEIDSERMVILLEEFGNYLRRSFTVSNTRTVIPLRDELALIRSYLFIEKERFGERLQVKWEVDEPLSLQIPPLSIQPIVENAVRHGVLKRPNGGTICIRITEQPNFFNIVIVDDGVGMNQSKVTKVLNGQRDEVSGIGLTNTIRRLKRLNGEGLQIISAPNQGTTVSFHIPKL
- a CDS encoding M23 family metallopeptidase, giving the protein MNQRANEIRKRLASRRRQYPLNKDNKIPEKPIIYDHDIDEEQSVFQSEPGTSFHPLWNKEVFFMKILGSALLVLIVAIVYQSPSSFFENARSRVEIVMEKEFQFAAVGKWYEERFGKPLALLPVGTQDETVSTSHKENYAQPVSGEVLAQFADDGRGITLETGSGAEVGAMTEGTVIFAGKQEGIGNTVIIQHPDQSESWYGRLDKITVKPRDKVASGKIVGTVSKGKDGTAGEFYFAIKQENKFIDPIQVMNFD
- a CDS encoding M50 family metallopeptidase, whose amino-acid sequence is MIKYFQLVQKIHIHPLFWGVAGLAIITGYFWELLALFLIVIFHEMGHAIAAQYFAWRIQRIQILPFGGICIVDEHGNKPMKEELLIILAGPVQHILLAILILILQYFSVVTPEYMQLFLQFNLMILIFNLLPVWPLDGGKLVQLFLASRKPYIVAFKQSVISSLIMLLALHVFVLIISPLNVQIWIVLIYLYIGLWLEWKQHQFTFMKFLLERHYGKKQDLRQIQSIDAHGDEFLYQSMEKFRRDCKHIIHVGDEKMLIGKLDENELLHAYFNEKQVNAKLKEIVYYD